Below is a genomic region from Verrucomicrobiales bacterium.
TCGCTTCTACCGACTGGTGGACCAATAAGCAGCTGATCCCATCGGTCTCGCCGATGACCTCGAACTGAATACCCAACGTGGTATCCAACAGCAGGCCCAACTAAACAGCGGGCGGTGGCCTGAGGCCACCGCCCGCTTCCCGCTCTTCAATCTCACTCCAACTCGGACCATGAACATCAAACAGGCTCTCGGCACGGTGGCCCTGCTCATCTGCATCGCAGTCGGCTCGCACTGGGCAACGCGTTCCCACCCTCCAGACCCATCCCATCCCTCCGAGAGCACCGTCCGAGTCGGAGAAGGGCCACTTCGGGAATCGAAGCGAGGACAACCACCCCTTTCCGAACCATCAACGTCGCTCGCGCCAGAGCACGCCAGCCTACATCAAGCACTCAAGCCCGAAAGCGATGAAGGCGCCAAGACCCCGACACCCCTCCGAAGGCTCTCCAGCCTATGGCCCGGGGCGCGGCTTTTGGAGACACGCGAATCCGATCCGCTGGACGGCTTAATCACGCGGGTCACCCTGCTGCAACCCAACCACTTTCCCTATCCCGTCTACGTCAGAGAGATTCTGAACACCCAGGACGCACCCGAGGAACAGCGCCTCGTGCGACGATCTGAGATGGTCGCCAGCCACCTACTGATCAAACTGCGTCCGGGCCGAGCGGCGATCGAACTCGAGCCGTTGGCACGCTCCTTGAATGCCAGACTGAGAGCGCACCCAACCGCACCGGCGCTCTACTTTTTGGAGCTGCCCGACCTCACCCTGGATGGCGTCTCACAAGCCCAGGCGATTCTTGCCCAATATCCCGAGCTGATCGAGTATGCCGAGCCCGACGCCATCGTTCGCGCCGCCGCTACTTCGCCCAATGATCCCCGCTTTTCCACAGAACAATGGGGACTGCAAAACACGGGGCAAGCGGGAGGCACCGCCGACGTCGACATCGACGCTCCCGAAGCTTGGGACATCCGCCGGGAAGCCACCAACGTGGTCGTCGCAGTGGTCGACTCCGGGGTCCGTTACACCCACGAAGACCTGGCCGCCAACATGTGGCGAAATCCCGGCGAAATCCCGGGCAACGGCCTCGATGATGATGGAAACGGTTTCGTGGATGACATTCACGGGATCAATGCGATCGACGACACCAGCAATCCGGACGACGATGTTCCTGATCCGGTTCTAGGCGTCGGCGGCCATGGAACATCGGTGGCCGGAGTGATTGGAGCCGTGGGCAACAACGGACTGGGAATCGCCGGGGTGGCCTGGAAGGTCCAGATCATGGCCCTCAAGTGGTTCAACAACCAAGGAGCCGGCGCCCTTTCCGACGCCATTCAATGCCTGGACTACGCCCGTTCAGAAGGCGCGGCTATCGTCAATGCCAGCTGGCAGCAAGGCGGACTGCTAAGCGGCACTGTCAACCAGTCCATGATGGACGCGCTGGAACGCTTGAGGCAGGCGGGAATCCTGTTTGTTTCGAGCGCGGGCAACGACGCAGCCAACAACGACCTGGTGGCACATTTCCCCTCCAACTATCCCTTCGACAACATGGTCGCCGTGGCCGCCGGCACCCGCACGGGGTCGCTTTCACGCCAATCCAATTTCGGGGAGCGCCTGGTGGACGTAGTCGCGCCGGGAGAGGAGATTTTAACAACCGCGTCCAAATCGGATACCGAGTATGCGGTAGTCAGCGGAACCTCTTTCGCCGCACCGCATGTGTCCGGAATTCTCGCGATTCTCAAAGCTCATTTCCCCTCCGCCGACTACCGAACCTTGATCAACCGGCTGCTGAGCAGCGCGGACCGCCGGGATCGCCTCGTCGGAAAGGTGCGCACCGGCGCTTTCGTCAACCTGTTCAATGCGCTCAGCTTGCGCAACGTCTCCGAGTTCCCGCAGATCACCACCTTCACTCTCAACGGTCAACCCGTGGGCAGCCTCGAAGAAGTCTCCGTACTGCAGGGAACGAATGTCAGCCTGGCCTCGGTGGTCGCTGGAGCCACGCCCCTCAGCTACTCCTGGAAAAAAGATGGGAAAGCGATCACCGGAGCCACCAGCGCCAATTTGAACATCCCCTCCTTCGCCGCCGGTGACATCGGCGAGTATCAGCTGCGAGCAACCAATCCCGCGGGGGCAATCACGGTCAGCGTCAAGCTTCTCGGCGTGGTTTCGAAGCCCGAGGTCGCAGCCGCCGTGAACGCCACGAACCGCACTTTCCTCAGCAGCGGGAACGCCCTGTGGGAAGGCCAGCGCACCGTGACTCGGGATGGACTTAGCGCCGGGGCGAGTGGAAAAATCGTCGCCCGCCAAGCCACCCTGGCGGCCACCACGGTCGTCGGCCCCGGCAAGGCAAGCTTCATGTGGAAGGTATCCTCGGAACGAAACAATGACACCTTGGAATGCTTGATCGACGGCGTGCGCATCGATGCGATCTCAGGCGAGGTCGACTGGACCAAAAAAGAGCTTCAGGTCTCGGCCGGAACTCATGAGATTCGCTGGCGTTACCTCAAGGACTCCAGCCTGTCCAAGGGCGCGGACAAGGGCTACCTGGACCTGTTCACGTTTACAGCCGATGCAAAGTCGGCACCGACCATCACCGCCCAACCCATCACTCAGTCTGTCCTGGAAGGCAGCCCGGCCTTCCTCTCCGTCGTGGCGGCAGGCTCGGTACCGCTGAGTTATCAGTGGCTCAAAGACGGCACCAATATCGTGAGCGCGCGGTCCAACCGTCTCGACTTCGCGAGTGCAAGTCGGGCGGATGAAGGGCGCTATTCGGTCATCGTCAGCAACGAGGCCGGGATCGTGACCAGCGCGACCGCCCGCCTCACCGTCACGCCCATCGCACTCCCCCCTCGAATCACCAGCCAGCCGACCGGCGTCTCCGCGGATGAAGGCGGGAGCGCGCGATTCAGCGTTGCCGTCAGCGGAACTCCACCGCTGCGTTATCAATGGCAGAAGGCGGGGACCGCACTCCAGGGGCAGACCAACGCGAGTCTCGCGCTCACGAACCTGAGCCTGGCCGATGCCGGCAATTACAGCGTGGTGGTATCCAATGGCGCCGGGCAGGAGCTGAGCCGCTCCGCCTCGCTGGCGGTGGTCCAACTCCAACTGGCACCCACCATCACCAAACAGGCTTCAGGACAGAGTCTGGCGGCAGGC
It encodes:
- a CDS encoding immunoglobulin domain-containing protein, producing the protein MNIKQALGTVALLICIAVGSHWATRSHPPDPSHPSESTVRVGEGPLRESKRGQPPLSEPSTSLAPEHASLHQALKPESDEGAKTPTPLRRLSSLWPGARLLETRESDPLDGLITRVTLLQPNHFPYPVYVREILNTQDAPEEQRLVRRSEMVASHLLIKLRPGRAAIELEPLARSLNARLRAHPTAPALYFLELPDLTLDGVSQAQAILAQYPELIEYAEPDAIVRAAATSPNDPRFSTEQWGLQNTGQAGGTADVDIDAPEAWDIRREATNVVVAVVDSGVRYTHEDLAANMWRNPGEIPGNGLDDDGNGFVDDIHGINAIDDTSNPDDDVPDPVLGVGGHGTSVAGVIGAVGNNGLGIAGVAWKVQIMALKWFNNQGAGALSDAIQCLDYARSEGAAIVNASWQQGGLLSGTVNQSMMDALERLRQAGILFVSSAGNDAANNDLVAHFPSNYPFDNMVAVAAGTRTGSLSRQSNFGERLVDVVAPGEEILTTASKSDTEYAVVSGTSFAAPHVSGILAILKAHFPSADYRTLINRLLSSADRRDRLVGKVRTGAFVNLFNALSLRNVSEFPQITTFTLNGQPVGSLEEVSVLQGTNVSLASVVAGATPLSYSWKKDGKAITGATSANLNIPSFAAGDIGEYQLRATNPAGAITVSVKLLGVVSKPEVAAAVNATNRTFLSSGNALWEGQRTVTRDGLSAGASGKIVARQATLAATTVVGPGKASFMWKVSSERNNDTLECLIDGVRIDAISGEVDWTKKELQVSAGTHEIRWRYLKDSSLSKGADKGYLDLFTFTADAKSAPTITAQPITQSVLEGSPAFLSVVAAGSVPLSYQWLKDGTNIVSARSNRLDFASASRADEGRYSVIVSNEAGIVTSATARLTVTPIALPPRITSQPTGVSADEGGSARFSVAVSGTPPLRYQWQKAGTALQGQTNASLALTNLSLADAGNYSVVVSNGAGQELSRSASLAVVQLQLAPTITKQASGQSLAAGQRLELAVEVKGLGPFSYQWIRNGQPLPGETKPELVRPSAQAADAGKYQVRVSSPFGVTLSGSASVIVTVSSPPLAQAVNNTNFLWTTAGDAPWFHQTKTTFDGLDALQSGAITNLQFSEVTAEIIGPGQISFWWKVSSEFGYDFLDLYVDGEFVDGISGEWGWEEILWNVGEGTHTVTWRYSKDDDFSAGADAAWLDQVAFVSFDTESPVVAQHPVNQSGLQGGSATFEAYALGSPPLRFQWFKGETPLPGATSRTLTLSGLAAADEAAYSVTVSNRFGVAISREAFLFVFNESEATDFALDQPGLSWTNYLYASWYPQVQTAYFGDSALRSGPIGDAEVAWLGSAVVGPGILYYSWKVSSEQDYDFLEFLLDDQLYDYISGEVDWQEGSALIPPGIHFIDFVYLKDAAIASGDDAGWLDQVSFVPLNGFSYWQQLYFNPSDLIDPQISGPEADADFDGIANELEYAFGLDPQWPDQQGLPSASLEGTGPTRTLAVTYRRRTDDPSLTYQLETSTDLQVWTPVDATAWVESVSEWDEGIEEVRASSRNSIPRQGQAFYRVRFNVVEVTVR